The Pirellulales bacterium DNA window AATGGCCTGGATCGCCGCCTTACCGACGTCCACGGCACGGTGCTCGACGGGGTCTTGAGCTGAGTCCGTGCCGAGCAGCGCAGGAGTCGGTCCAGCACCCTGGGGTGCCCGGTTTTTTTCAGTCGCAACCGGGAATAAGGGCAGCCCCAGCCGGCGAAGTTGAAGATGGACCTTTTCGCCAAGGTCCCCCCGCGGGTCGGTCGCCGGCCTGGAGACTCGCCTCTGCCTAGACGGTTTGCGTGAAACTCGGCAACTGCACCATGGTTTGGCAACCAGGAAAGTACGTCACGTAAGTCGAATTGGCATCTTCAGTTGAAGAGAGGCTTGAGTCTTCGGCCGGCGGCGAATCCTCACGTTCGTTACGTTCGCGCCGCACCTTCTCGAGCAAACCGGTTCGGCGCAGGGACATCGCACTTGAGAGTTTGGTAGCGAACGCCTAATCGGTTAGGCTAAATAGGTTGCGTCGTTTGCGTCGAATCTGGGCGCACTTCATCGGGTGGCCCGCGCAAGCACGAAGCCAAGCTGTCTTTCGCGCGCTACTGAGCAAATCGAAGTCGGTAGCAACTGCCAATCGACATGGCCGACGAGTCAGCCAAACGCGTGCCGGGCCAGCCGCCAGCGAGCGGTGTTCCCGGGGGCGCTCCCCCCGTGGCACCGGTAGCAGCGGGCTCTGCACCCGCAGGTTCCGCACCCGTAAGCAACGCACCAGCCAAGGCTGTCGCCGCGAAGCCCATCGTGGCAAGACCTTTGCCGGCGCAAACGGCACCAGCGCGACCTGTTGCTACGAAGCAGTTGCCGCAGAATCCGCCGCCTGCAAGCGCGGGCGCTCCCGCGGCAAGACCCGCGCCGCCCAAACCACCGACGGCTGCCGTTGTCTCCAATCCTGCGGCGCGTGCCGTCAGCGCCGCGCCTGCGCAAACCAAAGACGACACGATCGTCCAATCTTCTGATTCGACGCTGACGGGGCAGCGGCCTCTCAAGACGACTGTGGCACCACAGGCAGGGCGCGCGGCCGAACTCGTCGTGGAAGAGGTCGAGGCGTTGGAATTGCCGCGCCGCCCGTTAGGGCTGACCCTGTTTTCGGCGTTCGACATTCTGGGCGGATTGTTCGGCACGTGTGCAGCGGCCTTGGGTTTGATTGGTGCCGTGAAGCCTCGATTCAATCCTGGCGGCGTGTTGGGATTCATTGAAACCGCGGCCAATGCGCTGGGCTTCGTCGGCGGTGCCGTGCTGCTCGTCGCGGGCATCGGCATGTTTGCCTTACGCCCGTGGGCCCGCAAGCTGGCCTTGGGCTACTGCTTGTATCAGATCGGCATGGGGCTCGCCTGGAACGGCTTGACGCTCGTTGCGGTGTTCCTGGCGCCGCCCGCGGCCGCGGGCGGGGCTGCGGCGACCTCGATCGTGCTTGTCGGGGCGACTGTCGTCTCGCTCATTTTTTCGGTGGGATATGCGCTGCTGCAGTTCGTCTACCTGATGCGGCCGGCAGTGCACGGCGTTTTCGCAGGGCTGACGCCCGACGACGTCGCCGCGGCATCGTCCGACGCAAGCGGCTGGTTGCGGACCACACCGGGTTGGGTCACCAGCATGGTCGTGCACGCCTCGATCCTGCTGATGCTCGGTCTGCTGACGATCCAGGAGCAGGTCAAAGAACTGGCGCCCGACCTGACGGCGTTGCGCACCGAGTCGTTGGCCGAAGTCGAGGAGCTGGCGCCCGAGGAGGAGTTGGCCCCGGTCGATGTGAACGTCGAACAGCAGGTCGAGTCGGTGGATGCGAGCTCGGACGTCGTCGGCACCGAATCGGTCGACGTGACGGAGATGCTCGACGAGGGCGCCGCGGCGCCGAATATCGAAGCCACGGCCGACATCGGGCCGATCGAAGTCGCGACGAGCGACCTGGTGTCGTCGGCCGTCGGCACGACGAACAAGAACAGTCTGGGCGGCCGCGCCGGCGCGGCGAAGATGGCGCTGGTGGCCCAAGGCGGTGGCAATCAACAAAGCGAAGATGCCGTGGCGCGCGGGCTGAAGTGGTTGGCCGAACACCAGAATCCCGACGGCAGTTGGAGCTTCGAGCACAACAAAGGCCGCTGCCAAGGGCGCTGCAAGTCGAACGGCAAGATCGCCAACGGGCAGAACGGCGCGACGGCCATCGCCTTGTTGCCCTTCCTCGGCGCCGGCGCGACGCATCGCGAAGGCCGGTATAAGAAGGTCGTGCAGACGGGGCTCGCCTACCTGATCAACAACATGAAGGTCGACGCCAACGGCGGTTCGCTGATCGACGGCGGCAGCATGTACTCGCATGGGCTCGGTTCGATCTGCATTTGTGAAGCGTATGCGATGACCGAAGACCGCAACCTGTTCAACGCCGCGCAGCAGGCGGTGAACTTCATCGTCTATGCCCAGGACCCGGTCGGCGGCGGCTGGCGATATGGTCCCCGGCAGCCGGGCGACACTTCGGTCGTCGGCTGGCAGTTGATGGCGCTGCGCAGCGCACACATGGGCTACCTGGAAGTGCCGCAATCGGTGATCGCCGGAGCCGCCAATTTTCTGAATACGACGCAGACCGACGGCGGCGCGGCGTACGGCTATACGGGCCCGGAGAATCGCCCCTCGACCACGGCGATCGGCCTGTTGTGCCGGATGTACATGGGCTGGAAGAAAGATGAGCCGGCCCTGGTTCGCGGTGTCGAGCGGCTCAGCCAGATGGGTCCCGCGAAGGACGACGTTTACTACAACTACTACGCCACGCAGGTCATGCACCATATGGGTGGCGAGAAATGGACCAAGTGGAACACGGTGATGCGCGATCACCTGGTCAATACGCAATCGCGAGAAGGCCACGAGGACGGCAGTTGGTATTTCAAAGACGGCCCGCACAACGACGCCGGCGGACGGCTCTACGTCACGGCGATGTGCATCATGACGCTCGAGGTTTATTACCGGTACTTGCCGCTGTATCGCGAGGAAGCGAGCGAAGTCGAAGCGGCTGAAGAATCGCCCAAACCCGCGGCCGCCGCCGGCGGCGAATAGGCGCGGGCCTCGATCTGCCCAGGGGTTCGATTGGGGCGCGGCTGGTCATGCCGTGCCGATCGTAACGGCGGCCGTCATAGCCGGTCGATCCGGCACAAGCCGCTGGGCGACCTATATTTCCGCATGCTGGAGCGCTGCGCGCTTGCGCCGCCCCAGGAACGTTGTGTTGCGCGCGACCCGCCATGCCGAAATCGCCAGCCACTACTGTGCCGCCATCGATCGGGGTGCCGTCCGCGCGCGCAGGGCGACGTTGGCGCGGTGCCGCCGGGCGCGCGCTCCAGGCGTTGCTGGGTGGGCTGTTCAGCCATCGCTTTACGAGCTTTGCCACGAGTTGCTTGTTTCACACGCTGGCACTGCTGGTTGCGGCGCTGATCACTCTGGCTGTGCGCGCGCCCGTGGCGAACAAATCCCTGACCGTGCACCTGACGCCGGAATCCGCCGAACTCGAAGGTCCGCAGGGGGACGGGCCGTTGCTCGACATCGACGTCGAGAATTTGACCGGCGACGCGCTCCAGGCAGCGCCCGATACGCTGCTAAGCGTGCCGGGCCCTGACGCGGACGATGCCGCCGAGGCCGAAACGCCGAACAGCGGCGAGCTCGATCTGACGGCCGGCGCGCCGGCGGGCCGCGGGCAATTGGTGAGTCGGCGCGGCGGCGGTCTCGAAGGGCGTGGGGCCGATGCCCGCGGCGGACTCGTGGCGGCCGGCGGAGGCGATGGCGCCAGCGAGCAGGCCGTCGCGCGCGGGCTGCGCTGGCTGGCCGCACATCAGCAGCCCGACGGCGGTTGGGACTTCGACCATACGAAAGGTCCCTGTCGGGGCATGTGCCGCAATCCGGGCCAGTCGCCGTCGACGACCGGCGCGACGGGCGTGGCGTTGCTGGCGTTTCTCGGCGCAGGACAGACCCACCTGGCAGGCGAGTATCAAGACGTCGTTCGCCAGGGCCTTTACTATCTCGGCAATCACACGCTGGTCACGCCGCAAGGCGGCGATCTTCGCGAAGGTTCGATGTATGGCCACGCGTTGGCGGCCTGGGCCTTGTGCGAGGCGTTTGCCTTGTCCGACGATCCAGCGCTGGGCCAGCTCGCGCAGCAAGCGGTCGACTTCATGGTCTATGCCCAGGACGCAGGTGGCGGCGGCTGGCGCTATACGCCCGGCCAGCCGGGCGATCTCAGCGTGACCGGCTGGCACTTCATGGCGCTCAAGGCGGCGCAGCTGGGCTACCGGCAGATCCCGCCGCAGACGCTCGAACGTGCCACGCGCTTTCTCGATTCGGTGCAGGGCGAGCGCGGCGCGCGCTACGGCTATCAGGACGGCAGCGGCACCGAGACCATGACCGCCGTGGGGCTGCTGTGCCGCATGTTCGCCGGCTGCCGCCGCGACGATCCAGGCCTCGTGGCCGGCTGCGAATATCTCTCGGGCCTCGGTCCGGCCAGCGACAACATGTACTTCAACTACTACGCCACGCAGGTCCTGTTTCATCATGGCGGCCCGCGCTGGCAGGCCTGGAACGCCGCCATGAAGCCGCTGTTGCTGCAGACGCAGGCCACCGAGGGGCACGAATCGGGAAGCTGGTATTTCAGCGGCGGCAAGTGCGAGAAAGGCGGCCGGTTGTTCAGCACGGCACTGGCCGTGATGACGCTCGAAGTGTATTACCGTTATCTACCGCTGTACCGCACCGAGAGCGTTCTCGGCCGGTAGCCTGCGCGTCACGAGCCGCTCGCCATGCGCGTCCTTCCCGTCATCGATCTCAAGTCGGGCCAGGTGGTGCATGCCATCGCGGGCTATCGCGATACGTACCGTCCCGTGGAGAGCGTGCTCTGCCCGACCGCTGCGCCAGCCGATATGGCCGCGGCGCTGGTCGAGCAATTGGATGTCGACACCGTCTACGTGGCCGATCTCGACGCGATCGCCGGCGCCGAGCCCGCGTGGGAGTGCTTTGGCCAGATCGCCGGCGCCGGGCTCGACCTGTGGCTCGACTGCGGTTTGGCCGGCGTCGAGCGCGCGCGGCGGCTGGTCGATTTGGCCGATGCAGGGGCGCCGCTGACGGGCATCATCGCGGGCCTCGAATCGTTGAGCGGCCCGCCCCAACTGGCCGAGTTGCTCGACTGTGTCGAGTCGCGCCGGCTGGTGCTTAGCCTCGACTTGAAAGGCGGCCAGCCGCTCGTGCCTGCCGGCGCGACGGGCTGGTACGGTCTGTCGCCTCAGCAGATCGTCGAGGCCGCCGTCACGCTGGGCGTGATGCGGCTGATCGTGCTCGATCTGGCGCAGGTCGGCATGAACCAGGGCACCGGCACCGACGGGTTATGCACCTGGATCGACGCCCAGTACCCGCAGCTCGAGCTGACCTCCGGCGGCGGCGTGCGCAGTCTGGACGATTTGCGCCTGCTGGCCGCGACGGGCTGCGATTGCGCGCTCGTGGCATCGGCGCTGCACGACGGCCGCCTGACGGCCGCCGATCTCCAGACCGCGCGGATGTGGTAGAGCGTCGCGTGCCGGCTCGACCGGAAAAAGCACTCGCGCACCGGCGATGAAATTGCACGACAGGGCGTCGCCATCTCAGCCCGCGGGCCAGACCGGCGGGCGCTTTTCGAGGAATGCCTTTACGCCTTCGGCGGCGGCTTCGGTCGTACGGGCCGTGGCGCTGGCCGCGGCGCCCGACGCCAAGAGCGCCGGCAGTTGTTCGCCGATCGTCTCGTTCAACAGCCGCTTGGCCATCTGCAGGCCTTCGCGCGGGCCCTGCACGCATCGCTGGGCCATTTCGCCGGCCTGCGGCAGCAGATCGCCGGCTTCGACGATGCGGCTCACCAGGCCCAGCGTGCGCGCCTCGTCGGCCGAGAGCGGCTCGCCGGTGATTAGCAGCCGCGCGGCGACCGCCGCGCCGCAGCGAAAGGCGAGCAAAGGTGCCACGACGCCCGCCACCAGGCCGCGGTGAACCTCGGGCGCACCGAATTGCGCGCCCGGCGCGGCGATGACCAGATCGCACGCGAGCACCAGCGCCAGCCCTGTACCCAGGGCCGGCCCGCCCACGGCGGCCACCAGCGGCTTGGGAAACCGCAACAGGTCTTCGAGCAACTCGACGAGCGTTGCCGCTTCGTCGCCCCAGTGGCCGGGCGGGTGTTCCGCGCCCTGGTCGGCGGCGATCTCGCGCAGATCGGTGCCCGACGAAAACGCCTGGCCTGCCCCGGCCAGCACGACCGCCTTGACGCGACGCTCCTGATGCAAGTCGCCAAGCGCCTGCGACAGCTCGCTCACCAGCGCCGCATTGAGCGCGTTGCGCTGCGCGGGACGGTTGAGGGTGATGGTGGCCACCGGTACCTGGATGTGCAACCGCACCAAGGGCTCGCTCATCGGTCTCACTCCGTTGCCGTGGGCCGTTCCGTTACGGGACGCGGCATCGCTGTCGTATGCCATCGCTGCGCCGCTAGACCTGGAACACGCCGAGCTTGAACGGTTCGTCAGGGACGTGCCGGGTGCAGGTTTCCAGGGCCCAGACCAGCTCGTCGCGCGTGCGGGCCGGGTCGATGATCTTGTCGACCCACAGCCGGGCGGCGCCGTAGCGCACGTCCATGTGCCGATCGTACTCGGCCTTGATCTTCGACCGCATCGCTTCGAGCTCTGCGGCATCGGCCTTATGGCCCTGGCGTTCGAGGCTCTTGATGGCCACTTCGAGCAGGGTGCCCGTCGCCTGGTCGCCGCCCATCACGGCCGTGCGCGAATTGGGCCAGGCGAACAGCAGCCGCGGATCGAAGCCTTTGCCGCAGAGAGCATAGTTGCCCGCGCCGAACGAGCCGCCGAGGATCACGGTCAGCTTCGGCACGCGGCTGTTGCTGATCGCGTTGACCAGCTTGGCACCGGCCTTGATGATGCCGGCGCGTTCGCTGTCGCGGCCGACCATGAAACCGTTGACGTCTTGCAGAAAGATGATCGGCAGCCAGTCCTGGTTGCAGTTCATGATGAACCGCGCCGACTTCTCGGCGCTATCGACGTAGATCACGCCGCCAAATTGGATCGGGCCATCGGCCGGTTTGACCGTGCGATGCTGGTTGGCCACGATCCCCACGGAAAATCCACCGATCCGGGCCGTACCGCAGACCATCGACTGGCCATACTCCGGCTTGAACTCCTCGAAACTGTCGCGATCGGCGATGCAGTCGATCACGTCGCGAACGTCGTACTCTTTGCGGGCGTCGGGCTGAACGAGGTCGTACAGGTCCGTGTCGGGGCGCCCGGGCGGCGTGCTGGCGGCGCGCCGGTACGGTGCCGGAGGCGTCTCGGGATCGGGCGCCTGTAACGCCACGATCCGTCGCAGCCGCTCGAGGCAGGCCTCGTCGGTCGGGTCGCGATAGTCGATCGTGCCGCTGATCTGGGCATGCATTTCCGCGCCGCCCAGCTCCTCGTGCGAGGCCTTTTGACCGATGGCGCTGCGCACCAGCGCTGGCCCGGCGAGGTACAGGCCCGAGCCCTCGGTCATCAGCAGCTTGTCGCAGAGCACCGGCAAATAGCCGCCGCCAGCGACGCAGTTGCCCATGATGGCCGAGATCTGGCCGAGACCGCTGGCCGAGATCACGGCGTTGTTGCGAAAAATCCGCCCGAAGTCGTCCTCGTCGGGAAACACTTCTTCCTGCAACGGCAGGAAGGCCCCCGCCGAATCGACCAGGTAGATGAGCGGCAAGCGATTCTGCATTGCGATTTTTTGGGACCGCAGCACTTTCTTGGTCGTGGTGGGAAAAAACGCACCGGCTTTCACCGTGGCGTCGTTGGCGATGATCATGTAGCGCCGCCCGCAGACGGTGCCCACGCCGCAAACCACGCCACCGCACGGGCAGCCGCCGTGCTCGTCGTACATCTCGAAGGCGGCCCATAGCCCGATTTCGTGAAAGCCCGTGCCGGGATCGATCAGCCGGTCAATCCTTTCGCGGGCGGTCAGGCGTTTCTTTTCGTGCTGCCGTTCGATGGCCTTGGGCCCCCCGCCCAGCCGCAATCGCGCCTCGTCTTGGGCAAAGCGCTGGACGAGGGCATACATCGTTTCGGACGGCGTCGAGGCAGTGGTGGCCATGCGTAAAGGGGGGGTAGGGGAGTGGGGGTGCGCGGCGTATCGACCGGCCGGGTGCCCGGGGCAACGACCGAACCAGCCATCTTATTGAGTTTGCGCGCAGGCGGTATGGGAGCGGTGGCCCGGAGGCGACGGCGTCGCCGAAAGGCAACGCCGGCGCAGCGCGCCGTTGCCCCCGAGCAACACCCCGCGGCGAGCGGTGCCCGAACCCTGTTCTGTGGGGTGTGTCGTAAGTCTTTTTGTGCAAGACGTTTACGGTGTGTGGTCGGCGGCGTGCCCGCGGGGGCGGCGACAGCCGGCATTGGGTGTGCTTCCCCAGGGAAGCGTCTCCGTGGTTTCGCACGAAGAGCTTTACGACGCGAAAAGGAGCGGCACTTGTCCAAGGCGACGCGCAAGAACGGTACCCCGGTTTCACGCAAAGTGCAGCCCAAGCCCAAGACCCTACCGAAGAGCAATCCGGCGGCAGCCACGAAGCCTGCCGCGCCGACGGGCCGGAAGCCCAAGTCCCGCGCCACGGCCGACGACCCCTTTGTGATCGACGACGAAGTGAGCCTGGAAGACTTTG harbors:
- a CDS encoding acyl-CoA carboxylase subunit beta codes for the protein MYALVQRFAQDEARLRLGGGPKAIERQHEKKRLTARERIDRLIDPGTGFHEIGLWAAFEMYDEHGGCPCGGVVCGVGTVCGRRYMIIANDATVKAGAFFPTTTKKVLRSQKIAMQNRLPLIYLVDSAGAFLPLQEEVFPDEDDFGRIFRNNAVISASGLGQISAIMGNCVAGGGYLPVLCDKLLMTEGSGLYLAGPALVRSAIGQKASHEELGGAEMHAQISGTIDYRDPTDEACLERLRRIVALQAPDPETPPAPYRRAASTPPGRPDTDLYDLVQPDARKEYDVRDVIDCIADRDSFEEFKPEYGQSMVCGTARIGGFSVGIVANQHRTVKPADGPIQFGGVIYVDSAEKSARFIMNCNQDWLPIIFLQDVNGFMVGRDSERAGIIKAGAKLVNAISNSRVPKLTVILGGSFGAGNYALCGKGFDPRLLFAWPNSRTAVMGGDQATGTLLEVAIKSLERQGHKADAAELEAMRSKIKAEYDRHMDVRYGAARLWVDKIIDPARTRDELVWALETCTRHVPDEPFKLGVFQV
- a CDS encoding enoyl-CoA hydratase/isomerase family protein, with amino-acid sequence MSEPLVRLHIQVPVATITLNRPAQRNALNAALVSELSQALGDLHQERRVKAVVLAGAGQAFSSGTDLREIAADQGAEHPPGHWGDEAATLVELLEDLLRFPKPLVAAVGGPALGTGLALVLACDLVIAAPGAQFGAPEVHRGLVAGVVAPLLAFRCGAAVAARLLITGEPLSADEARTLGLVSRIVEAGDLLPQAGEMAQRCVQGPREGLQMAKRLLNETIGEQLPALLASGAAASATARTTEAAAEGVKAFLEKRPPVWPAG
- a CDS encoding terpene cyclase/mutase family protein codes for the protein MPPSIGVPSARAGRRWRGAAGRALQALLGGLFSHRFTSFATSCLFHTLALLVAALITLAVRAPVANKSLTVHLTPESAELEGPQGDGPLLDIDVENLTGDALQAAPDTLLSVPGPDADDAAEAETPNSGELDLTAGAPAGRGQLVSRRGGGLEGRGADARGGLVAAGGGDGASEQAVARGLRWLAAHQQPDGGWDFDHTKGPCRGMCRNPGQSPSTTGATGVALLAFLGAGQTHLAGEYQDVVRQGLYYLGNHTLVTPQGGDLREGSMYGHALAAWALCEAFALSDDPALGQLAQQAVDFMVYAQDAGGGGWRYTPGQPGDLSVTGWHFMALKAAQLGYRQIPPQTLERATRFLDSVQGERGARYGYQDGSGTETMTAVGLLCRMFAGCRRDDPGLVAGCEYLSGLGPASDNMYFNYYATQVLFHHGGPRWQAWNAAMKPLLLQTQATEGHESGSWYFSGGKCEKGGRLFSTALAVMTLEVYYRYLPLYRTESVLGR
- a CDS encoding terpene cyclase/mutase family protein — protein: MAPQAGRAAELVVEEVEALELPRRPLGLTLFSAFDILGGLFGTCAAALGLIGAVKPRFNPGGVLGFIETAANALGFVGGAVLLVAGIGMFALRPWARKLALGYCLYQIGMGLAWNGLTLVAVFLAPPAAAGGAAATSIVLVGATVVSLIFSVGYALLQFVYLMRPAVHGVFAGLTPDDVAAASSDASGWLRTTPGWVTSMVVHASILLMLGLLTIQEQVKELAPDLTALRTESLAEVEELAPEEELAPVDVNVEQQVESVDASSDVVGTESVDVTEMLDEGAAAPNIEATADIGPIEVATSDLVSSAVGTTNKNSLGGRAGAAKMALVAQGGGNQQSEDAVARGLKWLAEHQNPDGSWSFEHNKGRCQGRCKSNGKIANGQNGATAIALLPFLGAGATHREGRYKKVVQTGLAYLINNMKVDANGGSLIDGGSMYSHGLGSICICEAYAMTEDRNLFNAAQQAVNFIVYAQDPVGGGWRYGPRQPGDTSVVGWQLMALRSAHMGYLEVPQSVIAGAANFLNTTQTDGGAAYGYTGPENRPSTTAIGLLCRMYMGWKKDEPALVRGVERLSQMGPAKDDVYYNYYATQVMHHMGGEKWTKWNTVMRDHLVNTQSREGHEDGSWYFKDGPHNDAGGRLYVTAMCIMTLEVYYRYLPLYREEASEVEAAEESPKPAAAAGGE